Proteins from a single region of Hordeum vulgare subsp. vulgare chromosome 6H, MorexV3_pseudomolecules_assembly, whole genome shotgun sequence:
- the LOC123403916 gene encoding protein PHOSPHATE-INDUCED 1 homolog: MAASFSSSVAVAVAVMVCAMLVQTCVATRRLTALVQDPPITMKYHKGALLSGRIAVNLVWYGNFSAPQRAIVTDFVSSLSSASPAAAPQPEPSVATWFKTAQKYYASSKARFPALALGSHVLDQSYSLGKRLRERDLVRLAARGGASRAINVVLTADDVAVDGFCTSRCGSHGASPRSRAGRFAYVWVGNPASQCAGHCAWPFHQPQYGPQTAPLAPPNGDVGVDGMVVSLASMIVGTVTNPFGNGFFQGPAEAPLEAATACAGVYGKGAYPGYAGSLLVDPATGASFNANGAHGRKYLVPALVDPDTSACSTLG, translated from the coding sequence ATGGCGGCTTCGTTCAGCTCTtctgtggcggtggcggtggcggtcatGGTGTGCGCAATGCTGGTGCAGACCTGCGTCGCCACGAGGCGGCTCACGGCGCTGGTGCAGGACCCGCCCATCACCATGAAGTACCACAAGGGCGCGCTCCTCTCCGGCCGCATCGCCGTCAACCTCGTCTGGTACGGCAACTTCTCCGCGCCGCAGCGCGCCATCGTCACCGACTTCGTCTCCTCGCTCTCCTCCGCGTCGCCGGCCGCGGCCCCGCAGCCGGAGCCGTCCGTGGCCACCTGGTTCAAGACGGCGCAGAAGTACTACGCCAGCTCCAAGGCCCGCTTCCCGGCCCTGGCCCTCGGCTCCCACGTCCTCGACCAGTCCTACTCCCTCGGCAAGCGCCTCCGGGAGCGGGACCTCGTCAGGCTCGCCGCCCGCGGCGGGGCCAGCCGCGCCATCAACGTGGTGCTCACGGCCGACGACGTGGCCGTCGACGGGTTCTGCACGAGCCGCTGCGGCTCGCACGGTGCCTCCCCGCGGTCCCGTGCCGGCCGGTTCGCGTACGTGTGGGTCGGCAACCCGGCGTCGCAGTGCGCCGGGCACTGCGCGTGGCCGTTCCACCAGCCGCAGTACGGGCCGCAGACGGCGCCCCTCGCGCCGCCCAATGGCGACGTCGGCGTCGACGGCATGGTGGTGTCGCTTGCGTCCATGATCGTCGGCACCGTCACCAACCCCTTCGGCAACGGCTTCTTCCAGGGCCCCGCCGAGGCGCCGCTGGAGGCCGCCACGGCGTGCGCCGGCGTGTACGGCAAGGGGGCGTACCCCGGCTACGCCGGCTCGCTGCTCGTCGACCCGGCCACCGGCGCCAGCTTCAACGCGAACGGAGCCCACGGCCGGAAGTACCTGGTCCCGGCCCTCGTCGACCCCGACACGTCCGCATGCTCCACCTTGGGGTAG